One window of the Colias croceus chromosome 5, ilColCroc2.1 genome contains the following:
- the LOC123692144 gene encoding SH3 and multiple ankyrin repeat domains protein 3 isoform X6, with product MEGECSEEGWLLVRVHVPELNVQKSLQFSRDQLVWDVKQQCLAALPKELKESFNYGLFCPPVNGKAGKFLDEERRLGDYPFNGPVGYLELKYKRRVYKMLKLDEKTLKALHSRANLRRFLEHVQHGQIDKITKACAKGLDPNFHCQETGETPLSIAAGLKTPAKILIALVNGGALLDYRTKDGSTAMHRAVEKNSLEAVKTLLELGASPNYKDGKGLTPLYLSVTNKTDPLLCETLLHDHATIGATDLQGWQEVHQACRNGLVQHLDHLLFYGADMNSRNASGNTPLHVCAVNAQDSCARQLLFRGCDKESLNFANQTPYQVAVIAGNLELAEVIKNYKTEEVDKSLGDTSDIISDSSGVGTSTSDTTTCSLQPATLVCLQAYEPAAPGHVRLTQGDIIEVTGSTDEGYLEGRVRGSGASGLFPAHCVQEVRLRHNAHLHQVVSSGTVHHSRVSGRREVGLSKTYSATAPRVKKTLGNTETRTVVLHRARRGFGFVLRGAKAQSPLMELRPSERCPALQYLDDVDAGGVADRAGLRKGDFLLAINGEDVSGASHEHVVELIRSSGALVSMTVVSLHSHAGVGEVNNTCTVPTSKSQGQLSTSGRPYAATLPRKAAGGRSPAPAPPRRDPRTTLSVGRARAKSMVAGLENGGEKEETCEPLSVAGKSSSAESVQLHPGSNNGTPCLGTPVAPRTASIRQRPASSRITAAELEELFQRQADADATGGSGGMMTRSAFQDGSGSPAASPARLASRVYASVADMKRARAKLWSKSASTSTCPAADGAPLRREFHSTPDLAAALAAAPTRTRSSLDLHHEGAVPPPPTGPAPQPQHNAVTSTFRPAAPAKLYAAPQDLAPVAYRHPEQSVRGRTWSRTMSADSSHQYAQPIAIHKTFARQNSTPAPPIPEPDYSMSESDEEEHKHKVEPTAVAETSANSNTSGSSSGSGTMQHSFSVDEIQKIRTRLKASRSCGDELGGERDDGDNSSSGVSSDQEAQARPRRDKVSFCSSVTVKSGNDVISTEPVHSSSESLAPPPMQRHNSLTRKRATAALVRGVARGRSAAERLGVDVARAPGRRCAVSLAELPPPPEEPAEALPALPALPVLAPPPQFSDRVRVVAALPKLSHPM from the exons GAATTAAAAGAGAGCTTCAACTATGGCCTATTCTGTCCACCGGTCAACGGCAAAGCCGGGAAATTTCTGGACGAAGAGCGGAGGCTCGGTGACTACCCCTTCAACGGACCTGTTGGTTATCTGGAG CTAAAATACAAGCGTCGAGTATACAAGATGCTGAAGCTGGACGAGAAGACGCTGAAAGCGCTGCACTCCCGCGCGAACCTTCGGCGGTTTCTGGAACACGTGCAACACGGACAAATCGACAAAATTACCAAAGCGTGCGCCAAGGGACTCGACCCCAATTTCCATTGCCAAGAAACTGGAG AAACACCTCTATCAatagcggccggcctaaaaaCTCCCGCCAAAATTCTAATAGCGCTGGTCAATGGCGGCGCTCTCCTGGACTATCGGACTAAAGATGGCAGCACCGCCATGCACCGAGCCGTCGAAAAGAACTCTCTAGAAGCTGTCAAAACGCTCCTAGAACTTGGCGCGTCACCGAATTACAAAGATGGCAAGGGACTCACGCCCTTATATCTGTCCGTGACGAACAAAACCGATCCATTATTGTGTGAAACGTTACTACATGATCATGCTACGATTGGAGCTACTGATTTACAAGGGTGGCAGGAAGTTCATCAG GCATGTCGAAACGGTCTGGTCCAGCACTTAGACCACTTGCTGTTCTACGGCGCAGACATGAACAGTCGGAACGCGTCTGGTAATACGCCGCTGCACGTGTGCGCGGTGAACGCGCAGGACTCGTGCGCGCGGCAACTGTTGTTCAGGGGCTGCGATAAGGAATCCTTGAACTTCGCTAATCAGACCCCTTATCAG GTTGCTGTAATAGCAGGAAATTTAGAATTAGCTGAAGTTATAAAGAATTACAAAACCGAAGAAGTTG ATAAGAGCCTGGGCGACACGAGCGACATCATCTCGGACTCGAGCGGCGTGGGCACGAGCACGTCGGACACGACCACGTGCTCGCTGCAGCCCGCCACGCTCGTGTGCCTGCAGGCGTACGAGCCCGCCGCGCCCGGGCATGTGCGACTCACGCAGGGGGATATCATAGAAG TAACGGGTTCAACAGACGAGGGCTACCTAGAAGGCCGCGTGCGCGGGTCGGGCGCGAGCGGGCTGTTCCCCGCGCATTGCGTGCAAGAAGTGAGACTACGACATAATGCGCATTTGCATCAG GTAGTTTCATCAGGAACAGTCCATCATTCTCGAGTGAGTGGCCGCCGGGAAGTCGGGCTCAGTAAAACTTACAGCGCCACCGCTCCTAGGGTTAAGAAAAC GTTGGGCAACACGGAGACGCGCACGGTGGTGCTGCACCGCGCGCGGCGCGGCTTCGGGTTCGTGCTGCGCGGCGCCAAGGCGCAGTCCCCGCTCATGGAGCTGCGCCCGTCCGAGCGCTGCCCCGCGCTGCAGTACCTGGACGACGTGGACGCGGGCGGCGTGGCCGACCGCGCGGGGCTGCGCAAGGGGGACTTCCTGCTCGCA ATAAACGGCGAAGACGTGTCAGGCGCGTCCCACGAGCACGTGGTAGAACTCATCCGCAGTTCAGGCGCTCTCGTGTCTATGACGGTTGTCTCACTGCATTCTCACG CGGGTGTTGGTGAGGTGAACAATACATGCACAGTGCCGACCAGCAAGTCGCAGGGTCAACTGTCCACCAGCGGCCGGCCTTACGCCGCAACACTACCACGAAAAGCTGCTGGTG GCCGCAGCCCCGCACCGGCGCCTCCACGGCGTGACCCGCGAACTACATTGAGCGTGGGAAGAGCAAGAGCCAAATCTATGGTCGCTGGACTCG AAAACGGTGGCGAAAAAGAAGAAACGTGTGAACCACTTAGTGTCGCTGGAAAATCATCATCTGCTGAATCCGTGCAATTACATCCTGGTAGTAATA ACGGCACACCTTGTCTCGGTACCCCGGTAGCCCCTCGGACGGCAAGCATCCGACAGCGCCCGGCCTCCTCACGCATCACAGCCGCAGAGCTGGAAGAGCTGTTCCAGAGACAGGCGGATGCTGATGCTAC cgGTGGCAGCGGTGGCATGATGACTCGCAGCGCATTTCAAGATGGCAGTGGGTCACCCGCAGCATCACCCGCACGTCTCGCTTCACGAGTTTACGCGTCTGTTGCTGATATGAAGCGGGCGCGTGCTAAg CTATGGAGCAAATCGGCGAGCACGAGCACGTGCCCGGCCGCAGACGGCGCCCCGCTGCGGCGCGAGTTCCACTCCACGCCCGACCTCGCCGCCGCGCTCGCTGCTGCGCCCACGCGCACGCGCTCCAGTCTCGACCTGCACCATG AGGGCGCAGTCCCCCCACCACCCACAGGCCCAGCACCGCAGCCACAACACAACGCGGTGACGTCCACGTTCCGTCCCGCCGCGCCCGCCAAGCTGTACGCCGCGCCGCAGGACCTCGCGCCCGTTGCCTACCGACACCCTGAG CAAAGTGTTCGCGGTCGCACGTGGTCGCGCACGATGTCTGCGGACAGCTCGCACCAGTACGCGCAGCCTATTGCCATACACAAGACGTTTGCGAGACAG aattCGACACCAGCGCCTCCCATCCCCGAGCCAGACTACAGCATGTCGGAATCTGATGAAGAAGAACACAAACACAAGGTCGAACCCACTGCCGTCGCGGAAACTAGCGCCAATAGCAATACaag CGGCAGCAGCTCGGGCTCGGGCACGATGCAGCACTCGTTCTCGGTGGACGAGATCCAGAAGATCCGCACGCGGCTGAAGGCGTCCCGCTCGTGCGGCGACGAGCTGGGCGGCGAGCGGGACGACGGCGACAACTCGTCGTCCGGCGTGTCGTCCGACCAGGAGGCGCAGGCCCGCCCGCGCCGCGACAAGGTGTCCTTCTGCAGCTCCGTCACCGTCAAGTCGGGCAACGACGTCATCAGCACGGAGCCCGTGCACTCGTCGTCCGAGAGCCTCGCGCCGCCGCCCATGCAGCGCCACAACTCGCTGACGCGCAAGCGGGCCACTGCGGCCTTAGTGCGGGGGGTCGCCCGCGGCCGGTCGGCGGCCGAGCGGCTGGGCGTGGACGTGGCGCGCGCGCCCGGCCGGCGCTGCGCCGTGTCGCTGGCCGAGCTGCCGCCGCCGCCCGAGGAGCCGGCCGAGGCGCTGCCCGCGCTGCCCGCGCTGCCCGTGCTGGCGCCGCCGCCGCAGTTCAGCGACCGCGTGCGCGTCGTCGCCGCGCTGCCCAAGCTCTCGCACCCCATGTAG
- the LOC123692144 gene encoding protein shank isoform X3, with protein sequence MEGECSEEGWLLVRVHVPELNVQKSLQFSRDQLVWDVKQQCLAALPKVATWYRELKESFNYGLFCPPVNGKAGKFLDEERRLGDYPFNGPVGYLELKYKRRVYKMLKLDEKTLKALHSRANLRRFLEHVQHGQIDKITKACAKGLDPNFHCQETGETPLSIAAGLKTPAKILIALVNGGALLDYRTKDGSTAMHRAVEKNSLEAVKTLLELGASPNYKDGKGLTPLYLSVTNKTDPLLCETLLHDHATIGATDLQGWQEVHQACRNGLVQHLDHLLFYGADMNSRNASGNTPLHVCAVNAQDSCARQLLFRGCDKESLNFANQTPYQVAVIAGNLELAEVIKNYKTEEVVPFRGPPRYNPRRRSAWGWWAGDRSSLASSARLPPELDALLRAPAAPSPCSDRPFSSASSSLSDASHPSHEDDASTVTDKSLGDTSDIISDSSGVGTSTSDTTTCSLQPATLVCLQAYEPAAPGHVRLTQGDIIEVTGSTDEGYLEGRVRGSGASGLFPAHCVQEVRLRHNAHLHQVVSSGTVHHSRVSGRREVGLSKTYSATAPRVKKTLGNTETRTVVLHRARRGFGFVLRGAKAQSPLMELRPSERCPALQYLDDVDAGGVADRAGLRKGDFLLAINGEDVSGASHEHVVELIRSSGALVSMTVVSLHSHGRSPAPAPPRRDPRTTLSVGRARAKSMVAGLENGGEKEETCEPLSVAGKSSSAESVQLHPGSNNGTPCLGTPVAPRTASIRQRPASSRITAAELEELFQRQADADATGGSGGMMTRSAFQDGSGSPAASPARLASRVYASVADMKRARAKLWSKSASTSTCPAADGAPLRREFHSTPDLAAALAAAPTRTRSSLDLHHEGAVPPPPTGPAPQPQHNAVTSTFRPAAPAKLYAAPQDLAPVAYRHPEQSVRGRTWSRTMSADSSHQYAQPIAIHKTFARQNSTPAPPIPEPDYSMSESDEEEHKHKVEPTAVAETSANSNTSGSSSGSGTMQHSFSVDEIQKIRTRLKASRSCGDELGGERDDGDNSSSGVSSDQEAQARPRRDKVSFCSSVTVKSGNDVISTEPVHSSSESLAPPPMQRHNSLTRKRATAALVRGVARGRSAAERLGVDVARAPGRRCAVSLAELPPPPEEPAEALPALPALPVLAPPPQFSDRVRVVAALPKLSHPM encoded by the exons GAATTAAAAGAGAGCTTCAACTATGGCCTATTCTGTCCACCGGTCAACGGCAAAGCCGGGAAATTTCTGGACGAAGAGCGGAGGCTCGGTGACTACCCCTTCAACGGACCTGTTGGTTATCTGGAG CTAAAATACAAGCGTCGAGTATACAAGATGCTGAAGCTGGACGAGAAGACGCTGAAAGCGCTGCACTCCCGCGCGAACCTTCGGCGGTTTCTGGAACACGTGCAACACGGACAAATCGACAAAATTACCAAAGCGTGCGCCAAGGGACTCGACCCCAATTTCCATTGCCAAGAAACTGGAG AAACACCTCTATCAatagcggccggcctaaaaaCTCCCGCCAAAATTCTAATAGCGCTGGTCAATGGCGGCGCTCTCCTGGACTATCGGACTAAAGATGGCAGCACCGCCATGCACCGAGCCGTCGAAAAGAACTCTCTAGAAGCTGTCAAAACGCTCCTAGAACTTGGCGCGTCACCGAATTACAAAGATGGCAAGGGACTCACGCCCTTATATCTGTCCGTGACGAACAAAACCGATCCATTATTGTGTGAAACGTTACTACATGATCATGCTACGATTGGAGCTACTGATTTACAAGGGTGGCAGGAAGTTCATCAG GCATGTCGAAACGGTCTGGTCCAGCACTTAGACCACTTGCTGTTCTACGGCGCAGACATGAACAGTCGGAACGCGTCTGGTAATACGCCGCTGCACGTGTGCGCGGTGAACGCGCAGGACTCGTGCGCGCGGCAACTGTTGTTCAGGGGCTGCGATAAGGAATCCTTGAACTTCGCTAATCAGACCCCTTATCAG GTTGCTGTAATAGCAGGAAATTTAGAATTAGCTGAAGTTATAAAGAATTACAAAACCGAAGAAGTTG TGCCGTTCCGCGGGCCGCCGCGCTACAACCCGCGGCGCCGCTCGGCGTGGGGCTGGTGGGCCGGCGACCGCTCGTCGCTGGCGAGCAGCGCGCGCCTGCCGCCCGAGCTGGACGCGCTGCTGCGCGCGCCCGCCGCGCCCTCGCCCTGCAGCGACCGCCCCTTCTCCTCCGCCTCCTCCAGCCTCAGCGACGCCAGCCACCCCAGCCACGAGGACGACGCCAGCACCGTCACGG ATAAGAGCCTGGGCGACACGAGCGACATCATCTCGGACTCGAGCGGCGTGGGCACGAGCACGTCGGACACGACCACGTGCTCGCTGCAGCCCGCCACGCTCGTGTGCCTGCAGGCGTACGAGCCCGCCGCGCCCGGGCATGTGCGACTCACGCAGGGGGATATCATAGAAG TAACGGGTTCAACAGACGAGGGCTACCTAGAAGGCCGCGTGCGCGGGTCGGGCGCGAGCGGGCTGTTCCCCGCGCATTGCGTGCAAGAAGTGAGACTACGACATAATGCGCATTTGCATCAG GTAGTTTCATCAGGAACAGTCCATCATTCTCGAGTGAGTGGCCGCCGGGAAGTCGGGCTCAGTAAAACTTACAGCGCCACCGCTCCTAGGGTTAAGAAAAC GTTGGGCAACACGGAGACGCGCACGGTGGTGCTGCACCGCGCGCGGCGCGGCTTCGGGTTCGTGCTGCGCGGCGCCAAGGCGCAGTCCCCGCTCATGGAGCTGCGCCCGTCCGAGCGCTGCCCCGCGCTGCAGTACCTGGACGACGTGGACGCGGGCGGCGTGGCCGACCGCGCGGGGCTGCGCAAGGGGGACTTCCTGCTCGCA ATAAACGGCGAAGACGTGTCAGGCGCGTCCCACGAGCACGTGGTAGAACTCATCCGCAGTTCAGGCGCTCTCGTGTCTATGACGGTTGTCTCACTGCATTCTCACG GCCGCAGCCCCGCACCGGCGCCTCCACGGCGTGACCCGCGAACTACATTGAGCGTGGGAAGAGCAAGAGCCAAATCTATGGTCGCTGGACTCG AAAACGGTGGCGAAAAAGAAGAAACGTGTGAACCACTTAGTGTCGCTGGAAAATCATCATCTGCTGAATCCGTGCAATTACATCCTGGTAGTAATA ACGGCACACCTTGTCTCGGTACCCCGGTAGCCCCTCGGACGGCAAGCATCCGACAGCGCCCGGCCTCCTCACGCATCACAGCCGCAGAGCTGGAAGAGCTGTTCCAGAGACAGGCGGATGCTGATGCTAC cgGTGGCAGCGGTGGCATGATGACTCGCAGCGCATTTCAAGATGGCAGTGGGTCACCCGCAGCATCACCCGCACGTCTCGCTTCACGAGTTTACGCGTCTGTTGCTGATATGAAGCGGGCGCGTGCTAAg CTATGGAGCAAATCGGCGAGCACGAGCACGTGCCCGGCCGCAGACGGCGCCCCGCTGCGGCGCGAGTTCCACTCCACGCCCGACCTCGCCGCCGCGCTCGCTGCTGCGCCCACGCGCACGCGCTCCAGTCTCGACCTGCACCATG AGGGCGCAGTCCCCCCACCACCCACAGGCCCAGCACCGCAGCCACAACACAACGCGGTGACGTCCACGTTCCGTCCCGCCGCGCCCGCCAAGCTGTACGCCGCGCCGCAGGACCTCGCGCCCGTTGCCTACCGACACCCTGAG CAAAGTGTTCGCGGTCGCACGTGGTCGCGCACGATGTCTGCGGACAGCTCGCACCAGTACGCGCAGCCTATTGCCATACACAAGACGTTTGCGAGACAG aattCGACACCAGCGCCTCCCATCCCCGAGCCAGACTACAGCATGTCGGAATCTGATGAAGAAGAACACAAACACAAGGTCGAACCCACTGCCGTCGCGGAAACTAGCGCCAATAGCAATACaag CGGCAGCAGCTCGGGCTCGGGCACGATGCAGCACTCGTTCTCGGTGGACGAGATCCAGAAGATCCGCACGCGGCTGAAGGCGTCCCGCTCGTGCGGCGACGAGCTGGGCGGCGAGCGGGACGACGGCGACAACTCGTCGTCCGGCGTGTCGTCCGACCAGGAGGCGCAGGCCCGCCCGCGCCGCGACAAGGTGTCCTTCTGCAGCTCCGTCACCGTCAAGTCGGGCAACGACGTCATCAGCACGGAGCCCGTGCACTCGTCGTCCGAGAGCCTCGCGCCGCCGCCCATGCAGCGCCACAACTCGCTGACGCGCAAGCGGGCCACTGCGGCCTTAGTGCGGGGGGTCGCCCGCGGCCGGTCGGCGGCCGAGCGGCTGGGCGTGGACGTGGCGCGCGCGCCCGGCCGGCGCTGCGCCGTGTCGCTGGCCGAGCTGCCGCCGCCGCCCGAGGAGCCGGCCGAGGCGCTGCCCGCGCTGCCCGCGCTGCCCGTGCTGGCGCCGCCGCCGCAGTTCAGCGACCGCGTGCGCGTCGTCGCCGCGCTGCCCAAGCTCTCGCACCCCATGTAG
- the LOC123692144 gene encoding protein shank isoform X4: MEGECSEEGWLLVRVHVPELNVQKSLQFSRDQLVWDVKQQCLAALPKVATWYRELKESFNYGLFCPPVNGKAGKFLDEERRLGDYPFNGPVGYLELKYKRRVYKMLKLDEKTLKALHSRANLRRFLEHVQHGQIDKITKACAKGLDPNFHCQETGETPLSIAAGLKTPAKILIALVNGGALLDYRTKDGSTAMHRAVEKNSLEAVKTLLELGASPNYKDGKGLTPLYLSVTNKTDPLLCETLLHDHATIGATDLQGWQEVHQACRNGLVQHLDHLLFYGADMNSRNASGNTPLHVCAVNAQDSCARQLLFRGCDKESLNFANQTPYQVAVIAGNLELAEVIKNYKTEEVVPFRGPPRYNPRRRSAWGWWAGDRSSLASSARLPPELDALLRAPAAPSPCSDRPFSSASSSLSDASHPSHEDDASTVTVTGSTDEGYLEGRVRGSGASGLFPAHCVQEVRLRHNAHLHQVVSSGTVHHSRVSGRREVGLSKTYSATAPRVKKTLGNTETRTVVLHRARRGFGFVLRGAKAQSPLMELRPSERCPALQYLDDVDAGGVADRAGLRKGDFLLAINGEDVSGASHEHVVELIRSSGALVSMTVVSLHSHAGVGEVNNTCTVPTSKSQGQLSTSGRPYAATLPRKAAGGRSPAPAPPRRDPRTTLSVGRARAKSMVAGLENGGEKEETCEPLSVAGKSSSAESVQLHPGSNNGTPCLGTPVAPRTASIRQRPASSRITAAELEELFQRQADADATGGSGGMMTRSAFQDGSGSPAASPARLASRVYASVADMKRARAKLWSKSASTSTCPAADGAPLRREFHSTPDLAAALAAAPTRTRSSLDLHHEGAVPPPPTGPAPQPQHNAVTSTFRPAAPAKLYAAPQDLAPVAYRHPEQSVRGRTWSRTMSADSSHQYAQPIAIHKTFARQNSTPAPPIPEPDYSMSESDEEEHKHKVEPTAVAETSANSNTSGSSSGSGTMQHSFSVDEIQKIRTRLKASRSCGDELGGERDDGDNSSSGVSSDQEAQARPRRDKVSFCSSVTVKSGNDVISTEPVHSSSESLAPPPMQRHNSLTRKRATAALVRGVARGRSAAERLGVDVARAPGRRCAVSLAELPPPPEEPAEALPALPALPVLAPPPQFSDRVRVVAALPKLSHPM; the protein is encoded by the exons GAATTAAAAGAGAGCTTCAACTATGGCCTATTCTGTCCACCGGTCAACGGCAAAGCCGGGAAATTTCTGGACGAAGAGCGGAGGCTCGGTGACTACCCCTTCAACGGACCTGTTGGTTATCTGGAG CTAAAATACAAGCGTCGAGTATACAAGATGCTGAAGCTGGACGAGAAGACGCTGAAAGCGCTGCACTCCCGCGCGAACCTTCGGCGGTTTCTGGAACACGTGCAACACGGACAAATCGACAAAATTACCAAAGCGTGCGCCAAGGGACTCGACCCCAATTTCCATTGCCAAGAAACTGGAG AAACACCTCTATCAatagcggccggcctaaaaaCTCCCGCCAAAATTCTAATAGCGCTGGTCAATGGCGGCGCTCTCCTGGACTATCGGACTAAAGATGGCAGCACCGCCATGCACCGAGCCGTCGAAAAGAACTCTCTAGAAGCTGTCAAAACGCTCCTAGAACTTGGCGCGTCACCGAATTACAAAGATGGCAAGGGACTCACGCCCTTATATCTGTCCGTGACGAACAAAACCGATCCATTATTGTGTGAAACGTTACTACATGATCATGCTACGATTGGAGCTACTGATTTACAAGGGTGGCAGGAAGTTCATCAG GCATGTCGAAACGGTCTGGTCCAGCACTTAGACCACTTGCTGTTCTACGGCGCAGACATGAACAGTCGGAACGCGTCTGGTAATACGCCGCTGCACGTGTGCGCGGTGAACGCGCAGGACTCGTGCGCGCGGCAACTGTTGTTCAGGGGCTGCGATAAGGAATCCTTGAACTTCGCTAATCAGACCCCTTATCAG GTTGCTGTAATAGCAGGAAATTTAGAATTAGCTGAAGTTATAAAGAATTACAAAACCGAAGAAGTTG TGCCGTTCCGCGGGCCGCCGCGCTACAACCCGCGGCGCCGCTCGGCGTGGGGCTGGTGGGCCGGCGACCGCTCGTCGCTGGCGAGCAGCGCGCGCCTGCCGCCCGAGCTGGACGCGCTGCTGCGCGCGCCCGCCGCGCCCTCGCCCTGCAGCGACCGCCCCTTCTCCTCCGCCTCCTCCAGCCTCAGCGACGCCAGCCACCCCAGCCACGAGGACGACGCCAGCACCGTCACGG TAACGGGTTCAACAGACGAGGGCTACCTAGAAGGCCGCGTGCGCGGGTCGGGCGCGAGCGGGCTGTTCCCCGCGCATTGCGTGCAAGAAGTGAGACTACGACATAATGCGCATTTGCATCAG GTAGTTTCATCAGGAACAGTCCATCATTCTCGAGTGAGTGGCCGCCGGGAAGTCGGGCTCAGTAAAACTTACAGCGCCACCGCTCCTAGGGTTAAGAAAAC GTTGGGCAACACGGAGACGCGCACGGTGGTGCTGCACCGCGCGCGGCGCGGCTTCGGGTTCGTGCTGCGCGGCGCCAAGGCGCAGTCCCCGCTCATGGAGCTGCGCCCGTCCGAGCGCTGCCCCGCGCTGCAGTACCTGGACGACGTGGACGCGGGCGGCGTGGCCGACCGCGCGGGGCTGCGCAAGGGGGACTTCCTGCTCGCA ATAAACGGCGAAGACGTGTCAGGCGCGTCCCACGAGCACGTGGTAGAACTCATCCGCAGTTCAGGCGCTCTCGTGTCTATGACGGTTGTCTCACTGCATTCTCACG CGGGTGTTGGTGAGGTGAACAATACATGCACAGTGCCGACCAGCAAGTCGCAGGGTCAACTGTCCACCAGCGGCCGGCCTTACGCCGCAACACTACCACGAAAAGCTGCTGGTG GCCGCAGCCCCGCACCGGCGCCTCCACGGCGTGACCCGCGAACTACATTGAGCGTGGGAAGAGCAAGAGCCAAATCTATGGTCGCTGGACTCG AAAACGGTGGCGAAAAAGAAGAAACGTGTGAACCACTTAGTGTCGCTGGAAAATCATCATCTGCTGAATCCGTGCAATTACATCCTGGTAGTAATA ACGGCACACCTTGTCTCGGTACCCCGGTAGCCCCTCGGACGGCAAGCATCCGACAGCGCCCGGCCTCCTCACGCATCACAGCCGCAGAGCTGGAAGAGCTGTTCCAGAGACAGGCGGATGCTGATGCTAC cgGTGGCAGCGGTGGCATGATGACTCGCAGCGCATTTCAAGATGGCAGTGGGTCACCCGCAGCATCACCCGCACGTCTCGCTTCACGAGTTTACGCGTCTGTTGCTGATATGAAGCGGGCGCGTGCTAAg CTATGGAGCAAATCGGCGAGCACGAGCACGTGCCCGGCCGCAGACGGCGCCCCGCTGCGGCGCGAGTTCCACTCCACGCCCGACCTCGCCGCCGCGCTCGCTGCTGCGCCCACGCGCACGCGCTCCAGTCTCGACCTGCACCATG AGGGCGCAGTCCCCCCACCACCCACAGGCCCAGCACCGCAGCCACAACACAACGCGGTGACGTCCACGTTCCGTCCCGCCGCGCCCGCCAAGCTGTACGCCGCGCCGCAGGACCTCGCGCCCGTTGCCTACCGACACCCTGAG CAAAGTGTTCGCGGTCGCACGTGGTCGCGCACGATGTCTGCGGACAGCTCGCACCAGTACGCGCAGCCTATTGCCATACACAAGACGTTTGCGAGACAG aattCGACACCAGCGCCTCCCATCCCCGAGCCAGACTACAGCATGTCGGAATCTGATGAAGAAGAACACAAACACAAGGTCGAACCCACTGCCGTCGCGGAAACTAGCGCCAATAGCAATACaag CGGCAGCAGCTCGGGCTCGGGCACGATGCAGCACTCGTTCTCGGTGGACGAGATCCAGAAGATCCGCACGCGGCTGAAGGCGTCCCGCTCGTGCGGCGACGAGCTGGGCGGCGAGCGGGACGACGGCGACAACTCGTCGTCCGGCGTGTCGTCCGACCAGGAGGCGCAGGCCCGCCCGCGCCGCGACAAGGTGTCCTTCTGCAGCTCCGTCACCGTCAAGTCGGGCAACGACGTCATCAGCACGGAGCCCGTGCACTCGTCGTCCGAGAGCCTCGCGCCGCCGCCCATGCAGCGCCACAACTCGCTGACGCGCAAGCGGGCCACTGCGGCCTTAGTGCGGGGGGTCGCCCGCGGCCGGTCGGCGGCCGAGCGGCTGGGCGTGGACGTGGCGCGCGCGCCCGGCCGGCGCTGCGCCGTGTCGCTGGCCGAGCTGCCGCCGCCGCCCGAGGAGCCGGCCGAGGCGCTGCCCGCGCTGCCCGCGCTGCCCGTGCTGGCGCCGCCGCCGCAGTTCAGCGACCGCGTGCGCGTCGTCGCCGCGCTGCCCAAGCTCTCGCACCCCATGTAG